In a single window of the Gossypium hirsutum isolate 1008001.06 chromosome A13, Gossypium_hirsutum_v2.1, whole genome shotgun sequence genome:
- the LOC107893743 gene encoding intermediate cleaving peptidase 55, mitochondrial isoform X1: MKILSRKLLHQLSFKQAIRRCTYSTGKVSDFGQPTSASHPQLMKEGEITPGIATKEYISRQKRLLELLPENSLAIIAAAPVKMMTDVVPYTFQQDADYLYLTGCQQPGGVAVLSHECGLCMFMPEPKPHDAVWQGQIAGVDAALEMFKAEEAYPVSKLDKILPNMIKRSSKLFHNKLTATPTYTDLETFQNAAHVRKVSDLSLFTHELRWVKSPSELKLMKESAAIACQALLQTMLHSKTYPHESMLSAKVEYECRMRGAQRMAFNPVVGGGPNASVIHYSRNDQKIKDGDLVLMDVGCELHGYCSDLTRTWPPCGSFSSIQEELYDLILQTNKECIRLCRPGASIRQIHNYSVELLCKGLKEIGILKRDAFRLYHQLNPTSIGHYLGMDVHDSSMISYDCPLKPGVVITIEPGIYVPSSFDGSERYQGTGIRIEDEVLITETGCEVLTGSMPKEIKHIESLLNDYSYTKGMEAATV; this comes from the exons ATGAAGATTTTGAGTAGGAAACTGCTGCACCAATTATCCTTCAAACAA GCTATCCGTCGCTGTACATATTCTACTGGGAAAGTCTCAGATTTTGGACAACCTACTTCAGCATCTCATCCTCAG TTAATGAAGGAAGGGGAGATTACACCTGGTATAGCTACCAAAGAATACATCTCTAGACAGAAAAGATTGTTGGAACTTCTTCCTGAAAATAGCTTGGCCATCATTGCTGCTGCCCCTGTAAAGATGATGACTGATGTTGTGCCTTATACATTTCAACAAGATGCTGATTACTTGTATCTTACTGGTTGCCAGCAACCTGGTGGGGTGGCAGTATTAAGTCATGAGTGTGGTTTATGCATGTTCATGCCAGAACCAAAACCTCAT GATGCTGTTTGGCAAGGACAAATAGCAGGAGTTGATGCAGCACTAGAGATGTTCAAAGCTGAAGAAGCTTATCCAGTGAGCAAATTAGATAAG ATCCTTCCAAATATGATAAAAAGATCTTCCAAATTGTTCCACAACAAGCTGACGGCTACACCGACCTACACAGATTTGGAAACCTTTCAAAATGCAGCTCATGTTAGGAAAGTGAGTGACCTTTCTCTTTTCACCCATGAGCTACGATGGGTAAAATCTCCTTCTGAACTTAAGTTAATGAAAGAATCCGCAGCAATTGCTTGTCAG GCTCTTTTGCAGACAATGTTGCATTCCAAAACATATCCTCATGAGAGCATGCTATCAGCTAAGGTTGAATATGAATGCAGAATGAGAGGTGCTCAGAGAATGGC ATTTAACCCTGTGGTTGGTGGTGGGCCTAATGCTAGTGTTATACATTATTCTCGAAATGATCAGAAA ATCAAAGATGGGGATCTAGTTTTGATGGATGTTGGATGTGAGCTGCATGGTTATTGCAGTGATCTTACTCGTACATGGCCACCCTGTGGAAGCTTTTCTTCTATACAA gAGGAGCTTTATGATCTCATACTACAAACAAACAAGGAATGTATAAGGCTTTGCAGACCTGGTGCTAGCATCCGTCAAATACACAACTATTCG GTTGAATTGCTATGCAAAGGACTGAAGGAAATTGGGATTCTGAAAAGGGATGCATTTAGATTGTATCACCAATTGAACCCAACTTCTATAG GTCACTATCTAGGAATGGATGTCCATGATAGTTCCATGATCAGCTATGACTGTCCTTTGAAGCCAGGAGTA GTTATAACCATTGAGCCTGGAATCTATGTCCCTTCTAGTTTTGATGGTTCAGAGAG GTACCAAGGCACAGGCATAAGGATTGAGGATGAAGTTTTGATTACAGAGACCGGTTGTGAG GTCCTCACTGGATCAATGCCGAAAGAGATCAAACACATTGAATCCTTGCTAAACGATTACAGTTATACAAAGGGTATGGAGGCCGCAACAGTATAA
- the LOC107893743 gene encoding intermediate cleaving peptidase 55, mitochondrial isoform X2, with amino-acid sequence MFTSQLMKEGEITPGIATKEYISRQKRLLELLPENSLAIIAAAPVKMMTDVVPYTFQQDADYLYLTGCQQPGGVAVLSHECGLCMFMPEPKPHDAVWQGQIAGVDAALEMFKAEEAYPVSKLDKILPNMIKRSSKLFHNKLTATPTYTDLETFQNAAHVRKVSDLSLFTHELRWVKSPSELKLMKESAAIACQALLQTMLHSKTYPHESMLSAKVEYECRMRGAQRMAFNPVVGGGPNASVIHYSRNDQKIKDGDLVLMDVGCELHGYCSDLTRTWPPCGSFSSIQEELYDLILQTNKECIRLCRPGASIRQIHNYSVELLCKGLKEIGILKRDAFRLYHQLNPTSIGHYLGMDVHDSSMISYDCPLKPGVVITIEPGIYVPSSFDGSERYQGTGIRIEDEVLITETGCEVLTGSMPKEIKHIESLLNDYSYTKGMEAATV; translated from the exons ATGTTTACCTCTCAGTTAATGAAGGAAGGGGAGATTACACCTGGTATAGCTACCAAAGAATACATCTCTAGACAGAAAAGATTGTTGGAACTTCTTCCTGAAAATAGCTTGGCCATCATTGCTGCTGCCCCTGTAAAGATGATGACTGATGTTGTGCCTTATACATTTCAACAAGATGCTGATTACTTGTATCTTACTGGTTGCCAGCAACCTGGTGGGGTGGCAGTATTAAGTCATGAGTGTGGTTTATGCATGTTCATGCCAGAACCAAAACCTCAT GATGCTGTTTGGCAAGGACAAATAGCAGGAGTTGATGCAGCACTAGAGATGTTCAAAGCTGAAGAAGCTTATCCAGTGAGCAAATTAGATAAG ATCCTTCCAAATATGATAAAAAGATCTTCCAAATTGTTCCACAACAAGCTGACGGCTACACCGACCTACACAGATTTGGAAACCTTTCAAAATGCAGCTCATGTTAGGAAAGTGAGTGACCTTTCTCTTTTCACCCATGAGCTACGATGGGTAAAATCTCCTTCTGAACTTAAGTTAATGAAAGAATCCGCAGCAATTGCTTGTCAG GCTCTTTTGCAGACAATGTTGCATTCCAAAACATATCCTCATGAGAGCATGCTATCAGCTAAGGTTGAATATGAATGCAGAATGAGAGGTGCTCAGAGAATGGC ATTTAACCCTGTGGTTGGTGGTGGGCCTAATGCTAGTGTTATACATTATTCTCGAAATGATCAGAAA ATCAAAGATGGGGATCTAGTTTTGATGGATGTTGGATGTGAGCTGCATGGTTATTGCAGTGATCTTACTCGTACATGGCCACCCTGTGGAAGCTTTTCTTCTATACAA gAGGAGCTTTATGATCTCATACTACAAACAAACAAGGAATGTATAAGGCTTTGCAGACCTGGTGCTAGCATCCGTCAAATACACAACTATTCG GTTGAATTGCTATGCAAAGGACTGAAGGAAATTGGGATTCTGAAAAGGGATGCATTTAGATTGTATCACCAATTGAACCCAACTTCTATAG GTCACTATCTAGGAATGGATGTCCATGATAGTTCCATGATCAGCTATGACTGTCCTTTGAAGCCAGGAGTA GTTATAACCATTGAGCCTGGAATCTATGTCCCTTCTAGTTTTGATGGTTCAGAGAG GTACCAAGGCACAGGCATAAGGATTGAGGATGAAGTTTTGATTACAGAGACCGGTTGTGAG GTCCTCACTGGATCAATGCCGAAAGAGATCAAACACATTGAATCCTTGCTAAACGATTACAGTTATACAAAGGGTATGGAGGCCGCAACAGTATAA
- the LOC107893744 gene encoding uncharacterized protein, which translates to MSLVTEEIKASASEVYHGDEICQVKSKSLLEEMGMPRGLLPLKDIEECGYVKETGFVWLKQKKSITHKFEKIGKPVSYATEVTAVIEKNRIKKLNGVKSKELLIWVTLSDIYVDDPATGKITFKTPAGLSRSYPVSAFEIEGEESSKEKN; encoded by the coding sequence ATGTCTTTGGTGACAGAAGAGATCAAAGCCAGTGCTTCAGAAGTATACCATGGAGATGAGATCTGTCAAGTGAAATCCAAGTCTTTGCTGGAGGAGATGGGCATGCCCAGAGGGCTTTTGCCCTTGAAAGACATTGAAGAATGTGGATATGTGAAGGAGACAGGGTTCGTGTGGCTTAAACAGAAGAAGAGCATAACCCACAAGTTTGAAAAGATTGGGAAGCCTGTTTCGTATGCAACTGAAGTCACTGCAGTGATTGAGAAAAACAGGATAAAGAAGCTGAATGGGGTTAAGAGCAAGGAGCTTTTGATTTGGGTCACACTGAGTGATATCTATGTTGATGATCCAGCCACTGGCAAAATCACTTTCAAGACCCCTGCTGGGCTGTCCAGATCTTACCCTGTATCTGCTTTTGAGATTGAAGGCGAGGAATCATCCAAGGAGAAGAACTAG
- the LOC107893742 gene encoding alkaline/neutral invertase A, mitochondrial produces MNNLVSLCNSTMKLPSRVLTLRNASVVGFRHLYNTPCDQKLTFKSKASFSFNQNSQFHAFPSPFLAFQGVINNTQKLICLTSSSFGLHSTVSRPYGVPIEASAVETDKNPERLCVKNCNNAKPQEDENIVGGEVPGAEYGNSRASLESEIDKEAWSLLRDAVVTYCGFPVGTVASNDPGDKHPLNYDQVFIRDFVPSALAFLLGGEGEIVRNFLLHTLQLQSTEKTVDCYSPGQGLMPVSFKVRTVPLGDNKFEEVIDPHFGGSAIGRVAPVGSGLWWIILLRAYGKISGDYKLQEREDFQTGIKMILNLCLADGFDMFPSLLVTDGSCMIDRKMGVHGHPLEIQALTYAALRCSREMLTVNECSKNLMTAINNRLSALSFHIREYYWVDLKKTNEIYRYKTEEYSMDATNKFNIYPEQIPPWLIDWIPEDGGYLIGNLQPAHMDFRFFTLGNLWSLISSLATPKQNEAILKLIEAKWDDIVGHMPLKICYPALENEEWRIVTGSDPKNTPWSFHNGGSWPALLWQFTLACIKMGKIELAQKAVGLAEKKLSVDRWPEYYDTPSGKFVGKQSRIYQTWAIAGFLTSRMMLEKPDMASLLFWEEDNELLENCVCALTKGGRKICSRDVAKSQILV; encoded by the exons ATGAACAACCTCGTTTCCCTCTGCAATTCCACAATGAAGCTTCCTTCAAGGGTCCTAACCCTCAGGAACGCATCAGTTGTGGGGTTCAGACATTTGTATAATACCCCTTGTGATCAAAAGCTTACTTTCAAGAGCAAAGCTTCTTTCAGTTTCAATCAAAACTCTCAATTCCACGCCTTCCCTTCTCCATTCTTAGCCTTTCAAGGCGTTATCAACAATACACAGAAGTTGATTTGCTTAACAAGTTCAAGTTTTGGCCTACACAGTACGGTTTCAAGGCCTTATGGTGTCCCTATAGAAGCTAGTGCGGTTGAAACCGACAAGAATCCCGAGAGACTTTGTGTGAAAAACTGCAACAATGCGAAGCCACAAGAAGACGAGAACATTGTTGGAGGAGAAGTTCCTGGCGCTGAATATGGAAACAGTAGAGCATCACTTGAGAGCGAAATTGACAAGGAGGCATGGAGTTTGTTGAGAGATGCAGTTGTGACGTATTGTGGATTCCCCGTTGGTACCGTGGCTTCAAATGATCCAGGTGATAAGCATCCTTTGAACTATGACCAAGTTTTCATTCGCGATTTCGTGCCTTCGGCTTTGGCTTTCTTGCTTGGAGGTGAAGGAGAGATTGTCAGGAATTTTCTCCTCCATACTTTGCAGTTGCAG AGTACGGAGAAAACTGTCGACTGCTATAGCCCCGGACAGGGCTTGATGCCGGTAAGTTTCAAGGTTAGAACTGTACCTCTGGGTGACAATAAGTTTGAGGAAGTGATAGATCCACATTTTGGTGGATCAGCTATTGGCCGTGTTGCGCCAGTGGGCTCCG GACTGTGGTGGATTATATTGTTGAGGGCATATGGGAAGATCAGTGGCGACTATAAATTGCAAGAGAGAGAGGATTTTCAAACAGGGATTAAAATGATCCTCAACTTGTGTTTAGCTGATGGATTTGATATGTTTCCTTCTCTGTTAGTCACTGATGGATCCTGCATGATTGACAGAAAGATGGGTGTTCATGGTCATCCCCTTGAGATCCAA GCTTTGACTTATGCTGCTCTGCGATGCTCTCGTGAGATGCTGACAGTAAATGAATGTTCCAAGAATTTGATGACAGCCATCAACAATAGACTCAGTGCACTATCATTTCACATTAGAGAATACTATTGGGTGGACCTGAAAAAAACCAATGAGATATACCGATATAAAACAGAAGAGTACTCCATGGATGCTACCAACAAGTTCAATATTTATCCTGAACAAATTCCTCCATGGCTTATAGATTGGATACCTGAAGACGGTGGGTATCTAATTGGCAATCTACAGCCAGCTCACATGGATTTTAGGTTCTTTACGCTTGGTAACCTCTGGTCCCTTATTTCATCACTGGCCACTCCAAAACAAAATGAAGCTATTCTCAAATTAATCGAAGCTAAATGGGATGATATCGTGGGACATATGCCTCTCAAGATATGCTATCCTGCATTAGAGAACGAGGAGTGGCGCATAGTTACTGGCAGTGACCCAAAGAACAC GCCTTGGTCCTTTCACAACGGTGGATCATGGCCAGCACTTCTTTGGCAG TTCACATTGGCATGCATCAAGATGGGCAAAATAGAACTAGCACAGAAAGCAGTTGGTTTGGCAGAGAAGAAGCTTTCAGTTGACCGTTGGCCTGAATATTATGACACCCCAAGTGGGAAGTTTGTTGGAAAACAATCTCGAATTTATCAAACATGGGCTATTGCTGGTTTTTTGACCTCTAGAATGATGTTGGAGAAACCAGACATGGCTTCCTTGTTATTCTGGGAGGAGGACAACGAGCTTCTTGAGAACTGTGTTTGTGCTCTTACTAAAGGTGGCCGCAAAATATGTAGTCGTGATGTTGCTAAATCTCAGATACTTGTGTAG